The genomic DNA AGCCGGTGGTGGTGATTTAACGAACGGATGCGGCTTTGTTATAGAAAAAACTGATAATTCCGCATAAAAATTAAGTATTGGACGGGGTTGAAATCCCGTTCTATATTTGGCTGCGGATAAAAAAATGTACGGAGACATGCTGAATGGAATTTAATACTGCTTTATTGCACCAGAATTTTGGTAGTGACCGATGTAGCGGTTCTACGCTTGCGCCCATTTACCAGGTGAGCGCCTTTTCACAGGATTCCGCCGAAAAACTCGAAGCCGTGTTCAACAACAAGGCTCCGGGTTTTGCGTATACGCGCATCGCGAACCCCACGAACGATTCTTTTGAACGTCGCATCGCATCGCTCGAGAAGGGGATCGGCGCGGTGGCCTGCTCTTCGGGCATGGCCGCGGTGACTATCTCGCTTTTGAACATTTTGCACGCGGGCGACGAGGTGATTGCGAGTGCCGGGCTTTTTGGCGGTACAATCGACCTGTTCCATGACCTGGAAGCGTTCGGCATCACGACGCGGTTCGTTACCGAAGTGACCGCCGAAAGCGTCCGCGAACAGCTGAACGAAAGGACGAAGGCGGTGTTTACCGAACTTATCGGGAACCCGAAACTGAATGTCGTTGACTTGAAGGCCGTAGCGGATGCCGCGCACGAGGGTGGTGTCCCGTTTATCGTCGATAGCACGACGGCTACGCCGTACCTTGTGCATCCCTTCGATTTCGGCGCGGATATCGTGGTGCATTCGTCTTCGAAGTACATTAACGGCAGCGGTTCTGCGATTAGCGGCCTCATTGTCGATAGCGGGAACTTCCCCTGGGATTACGCCCGCTACAAGGGCCTCGAGGAATACAGGCGTTTTGGCAAGTTCGCCTACATTGCGAAATTGCGCAACGGAATCTGGCGCAACGTGGGTTGCTGCGTTGCTCCCCAGACATCTTTCCTAAATTCGCTCGGGCTCGAGACTCTCGGCCTGCGCATGGATCGCCTTTGCAGCAATGCACTGCAACTCTCGGAATTTTTGCAGGGCTTTGATGACATTTCTGTCAACTATCCGGCCCTGAAAAGCAGCCCCTATTACGACCTTGTGCAGAAGCAGCTTGGCGGCAGGGGAGGCGCGATCCTCACGATTGACGCGGGCACGAAGGAAAGGGCGTTCAAGTTGATTAACGGGCTCAAGTACGCCACCATCGCCACCAATATCGGGGATATCCGCACGCTGGTAATACACCCGGAAAGTACCATCTTTACGCATAGTTCCAGGGAACAGAAGGAACATGCGGGAATTTTCGAAGGGACTATCCGCGTGAGCATCGGTATCGAGAATATCGAGGATCTGAAGGAAGATTTCGAACAAGCGATTAAGAAGATTTAAACGGAGATGCCCGCCTTCTCGGGCATGAAAAAAACGGAGACACAAAAATATGGCAACGGATTATGCAACTCTTAAAAAGGGCGGTTGGATGCGCCAGAAGCAGAAGAACAACTTCTCGCTGCGGGTGCGCGTCGTGGGCGGAAACCTGACCGCCACCCAGCTCGCTAAAATCGCGGAAGTCGCCGACAAGTACGGTGAAGGCTACGCCCATTTGACCTCCAGGCAGAGCGTCGAAATCCCGTTCATCAAACTCGAAAACGTGGAAGACGTGAAGGCTGCTTTGGCCGAAGGTGGTGTGGAACCGGGCGTTTGCGGCCCCCGCGTGCGTACCATCACGGCGTGCCAGGGCGAAGCTGTTTGCCCCAGCGGGTGTATCGACACCTACGCGCTCGCAAAGGAACTCGACGACCGCTATTTTGCCCGCGAACTCCCGCACAAGTTCAAGTTCGGCGTGACCGGTTGCCAGAACAACTGCCTCAAGGCCGAAGAAAACGACGTGGGCATCAAGGGTGCCATCAAGGTCAAGTGGCTCGAGGACAAGTGCATCGGCTGCGGGCTCTGCGCAAAGACTTGCCGCAAGGGCGCCATCAAGGTCGAAAACAAGAAGGTCATCTTCGACGAATCGCAGTGCAACTTCTGCGGTCGATGCTACAAGTCCTGCCCCACGGATGCCTGGGAAGATACCCACGGCTACATTGTGTCCTTCGGCGGTCTTTTCGGCAACAACATCAACAAGGGCGAAACGATTATCCCCTTCATCGAAGACAAGCAAAAGTTGCTCGATATCTGCGATGCGGCCATCACGTTCTTCGCCGAGAACGCGAAGCCTGGTGAACGCTTCAAGTACACCATTGACCGCATCGGTCGCGACGTCTTTGCGAAGAAAATTCTGGAAGCGAGTGTCTAGCGTTAAGAAATGAGCTGGCGGCAACGTATTGCAGAAGAGGCCCGGCAAAGTTATCCGCACGAATGTTGCGGGATTTTGCTCGGGAAAAACGCCCCGGATGGCAAGTTCGAGGTGACGGAAATACGTGCTTTGCCTAACCGGATTCAGGGAGAGGGGAGAGGGACGCATTTCGAGGCGGACCCTCTCTTTCTTTACCAGGTGGAGCGGGAAATCGAAGGAAGCGGGCTTGAAATCGTCGGTTTTTACCACTCGCACCCCGATTATGAGGCGGTCCCGTCCAGGGAAGATGCCAAAAATATGGTCCCTGGGCTTGTTTACGTGATAGTTTCCGTGACAAGGGAGGGGGTTACCGACATCAGAAGTTATAGGCGTTATAAAAAAATCTGATAATTCTGCATAAAAATTAAGTATTGGACATAGGCAAAATCCGGTTCTATATTTCGCGTTGAAAATAATCTGATTGATTATTTTGTTTAAAATTCCACTTTTCTTGTACGGAGGAAAAAGTGAAAATATACATCTCGGCTACCCTTAGAAATTTTTTTGGTAGAAATGCGCGGATAGAGATTCCCGCGAGTACGGTCAGGAAGGCTCTCGCCATCCTTTTGGACATGTATCCGGATGCCAAGAACGTCCTTTACGATGATGGTGGCAAGCTCCGGAACTTTATTCAGATTTATGTCAACGGCAAGAACCTGACGGTGGAAACCCTCTGGGAAACGCCGCTTCCCGAAGAAACGGAAATCCTGTTGTTGCCTGCGATTGCGGGCGGATCGCCTGTTGAAGAAGCGGAGAGCGCTGCGGTCGAAAGTCTCATTTCGGACGAGAGGCGCAAGGAAGTTTCCTTCGATGACAACGAGGTGGAACGCTTCGGCAAGCACCTAATGCTTAAGGAAATCGGCGTGAAGGGCCAGAAACGCATCAAGGCGGCCAAGGTCGTTGTCGCGGGTGCGGGCGCACTCGGGTCGCCTGTAATCCAGTACCTAGCCGCGGCGGGTGTCGGGACCATCAAGGTCATCGATTTCAACGAGGTCTCGCTCGAAAACCTGCAGAGCCAGGTACTTCACGGTTCCCGCGATATCAAGCGCCCGAAAGTCGCCTCCGCCAAGGACAAGGTAAAAAACATCAACAGGAATATCGAATTTATCGCCGAAAAGGTGCAGCTAGATTCTTCGAATATTCTGGAACAGATTGACGGTTACGATTTGGTGGTCGACTGCTCTGACAACTACAAGGCGCGCTACCTCATTAACGATGCGTGTGCGCTGCACGGCATTCCCGTCGTGTTCGGCGCGATTTACCAGTTCGAAGGCCAGGTGGGCATTTTCAATCTGGATGGCGGCCCGTGCTACCGTTGCCAATTCCCGTCGCCTCCGCCGGCAGGGCTCATTCCTTCCTGTTCCGAAGGTGGCGCGATTAGCCCGCTTCCGGGTATTGTGGGGAGCATCCAGGCCAACGAAGCGCTCAAGCTGATTCTCGGTATCGGCGAGCACCTGAACGGAAAACTTTTGCATGTCGATAGCCTGTACCTGACTTCGCGAATCTTGAAGGTGGAGCGCAACAGGAACTGCCCTATTTGCGGGAGCAACCCGACGATTACCGATGTCGAGGAAATCGATTACGATGAACTTTGTGGGCTCAAGACCGAAAACGAAATTCCGGTGGAGGGCTTTACTCCCGAAGAACTCGCGAAGAAGATTGACAATGGCGACCCGATGACTATCGTGGATGTGCGTGAGCCGCATGAACGCGCGATTTTGCGCTTCCCGAACGCCATCGTGATTCCCATCGGGCAGCTGGCCCGCAGGCAAAAAGAACTGGACCCGAACAAGGATACGGTTTTCATCTGCAAGCAGGGCAAACGCAGCATTCTCGCCATCAACACCTTGCGCGAAGCGGGCTACACGGGGCCGCTTTACAACCTGAAGGGCGGCGTCGATGCCATGAAGGATATCATGTTCTCGCACGAAGGCGCATGGCTGTAAAATTTTTTCTCGCAAAATCCTATAGAACTAATAGGAATTCAAAAATCTGCACAGGATCCTATCGGCCTTCGGCCTCCAGGATGACAGGGTGCAACACTTAACTCAAACCCAAGAGGTAAACCACTATGGCAAATGAAGCTACAGAAAAGAAAACCGGCATCAATGCGCTTGGCGCAAAGGCTGCCTACAACCTGGCGAACGTCACCAAGACCAAGCCGCAATTTGGTGCGCTGACTCCCAAGTGGCTCACCAAGTTCCTTGAATTCAAGGGTCTCGAAACGGGCCTGTTCCGTGTGAACAAGGTCGTGGAAGGCGAAACCCCGCTCGATGTTCTTTGCAGCCAGACCAAGAAAACCGACATTATTCCGGAAGGCTATGTCGAATACGAAACCGAACCGCGCGAATACAAGCTCAATTCCATCTCTACGATTATCAACGTGAACACGGCCATCGAAGATGTTTACAGCTCTCCGTACGACCAAGTTCAGGAACAGCTCGGCCTTGCCATCGAATCGCTTCGCGAACGTCAGGAAAGTCAGCTCATCAACAACGACGATTACGGTCTGCTGAAGAACGTGGCTGATTCCCAGCGTATCCAGCCGCTCCGCGCCGACGGCCGCCCCACACCGGACGATCTCGACGAACTCATTTCGAAGGTCTGGAAGGAACCGTCCTTCTTCCTCGCTCACCCGCGTGCCATTGCCGCATTCGAACGCGAATGCACCCGCCGTGGCGTGCCGCCTGTTGTTGTCGATATCGCCGGTGGCAAGTTCCTCACCTGGCGCGGAATTCCTCTGGTCCCGACCGATAAGCTCCTCGTGGACGGCGTGAAGAACCCGAAGTCCCAGGGCGGCAAGACCAATATCTTGCTCGTGCGTACTGGCGAAGCCAAGCGTGGCGTGATTGGCCTCTTCCAGGCCGGTCTCAAGAACGAACACTCTCGTGGCCTTTCCGTGCGCTTCCGCGGCATCGACAACAAGGGCGTTGCTTCTTACCTGCTTTCCCTGTACTGCTCTGCGGCTATCCTTGCCGACGACGCCATTGCAGTCCTTGAAGACGTAGAGGTTGGCGAATACTATGATTACGAATAATCCAGATACCAGATCGCTGGAAGAGCTCGCCGGAGTTCCCAATGCGGCTGAACTGGAGCAGTTGGCGAATGAGTACTTTCCCGACTTGACGGACAGTGCTTATGCTGCAACTCCCGCAGCACCCGAAGTGCAGAACGCTTCTGCGGCTCAGGGAGTGAGTGCTGCCCAAGGGGCAGCTGCCATCAGCCAGACTCCCGCATTCGACTGGGAACATCCGTTTGCGACCTATGGCGACCAGCCGACTTCTTCGGCTCCGTTTGCCTATGGCGGCAATTCCACCGATACCTGGCTCAATACGGTTGAAGCCCCTGCGGTTCCCGAAGCGGAATTTTTGTCGCAGTTCGGCGATGTCCCGGCAGCGCCCGCGCCTGCAACGGGGTATTCTCCGAAGGTCCTTTCCAAGACTCAGGCGGCAGAAAACGCTCGCCCGATAGACGCTCCGACTTCTCTCGGAGGCGATTCCGTGAACAAGGCCGGCAACGCTAACAGCGGCTCCAATTCCCGCAACGAATCCATCCGCATCGGTTCCAAGAACCTTGCGCAAATCCGTAGCGACTTCCCGATTCTTTCGAAGCAGATAAACGGGCATCCTCTCGTTTGGCTCGATAACGGTGCAACGACGCAGCGCCCGCAAGTGGTGATTGACCGCCTCAAGTACTACTACGAAAACGAGAACTCCAACGTGCACCGTGGCGCCCATACGCTTGCGGCTGCATCGACGGATGCCTACGAAAACGCCCGTAACATCGTGCGTGACTTTATCGGGGCCCCGTCTTCGCAGGAAATCGTATTCGTACGCGGTACCACCGAGGCCATCAACCTGGTGGCCAACGCTTACGTGAAGCCGACGCTCCAGCCGGGTGACGAAATCATTGTCTCCATCCTGGAACACCACGCGAACATCGTGCCGTGGCAGCTCATTGCCGAAGAAACGGGCGCCATCATCAAGGTGATTCCGTGTGATTCTACCGGCCAGCTCAAATTGCACGATTACGAGGCTCTGTTCACGAAGCGCACCAAGTTTGTTTCTGTGACTCACGTTTCGAACGTACTCGGTACGGTCACCCCGATCGAGGAACTCATCGCGATTGCCCACAGGCACGGCGTGAGAATCCTCATTGACGGCGCGCAGTCCATCGCTCACATTCCGGTGAATGTTTCCGCCCTCGACGCAGACTTCTTCGTGTTCTCCGGACACAAGGTGTTTGCTCCGACCGGTATCGGCGTCGTTTACGGCAAGAAGGAATTGCTCGAAGCGGCCCGCCCGTACCATGGCGGTGGCAACATGATTGCTGACGTGACCTTCGAGCGCACCATCTACAACGGAATCCCGAACAAGTTCGAAGCGGGAACCGGAAGCATCGCCGACGCTGTTGGCCTCGGTGCGGCCCTCCAGTACCTCTCCGAAATCGGGATGCCCTGCGTGTTCCGCTGGGAACATGAACTGCTGCAGTATGGCCTCAAGGAACTTAAGACCGTCAAGGGTCTGCACCTTGTAGGTACGGCGCTCAACAAGGCTTCTGCTCTCGCCTTCAAGCTCGACGGATATTCCGACGAAGAAGTGGGCAAGAGGCTCGACGCCTACGGTGTTGCCGTGCGTACAGGTCACCACTGCGCACAGCCGATACTCAGGCATTTCGGTTACGAAAGTACCGTTCGCCCGACGCTTGCGCTGTACAACTCTCCGGACGACATCGACGCTCTTGTGAGGGCGCTGAAGACGTTCGCATAGGTTAGACTAAGACGGCCCTTCGGCAGGCTCAGGGACCTAAACAAGTTCACTGAGCTTGTCGAAGTGAACGCCGTAATTCTCTTTCAACAAATTTGACTCATGCACGAACTTATCCAGGAATCAGAAGTCGAAAAAGCTGTCCAGACGATTTTTGCCGATTACAATCGCGGCAAGCATATCGACAACATTGACATCTATAATCGACCCGACCAGGCCGAGATTCAGACGATTTTGCAGAACCTGATCCGTGTGGTTTATCCCGGACATTTCAGGGACCGCTCGCACAAGATTTACAACCCGAAGAATAGCTTCGCGGTCATTATCGAAGATACTTTTTACCACCTCCACAAGCAGGTGGCCATCGCGCTTGATTATTGCAAGCTCCGTGGTACCATGACTTCGGACGAGCGCAAGATTGAAAGCTACCGTATCTGCAAGGAATTTTTCGCGAAGATTCCTTGGATTCGCGAATGTCTTGAAACCGATTTGCATGCCGCTTTTGATGGCGACCCTGCAGCCGGCTGCCTCGACGAAATTATCCTTGCGTATCCGGGCCTTATGGCGACAACCATCTTTCGCATTGCCCATGAACTTTACCTTTTGCATGTTCCGGTTCTCCCGCGGCTCATGACTGAGTATGCGCATTCCAAGACGGGAATTGACATCCATCCGGGTGCATCCATCGGCAAGTACTTCTTTATCGATCACGGTACGGGCATTGTGATTGGCGAAACTGCGGTTATTGGCAATAACGTGAAGATTTACCAGGGCGTGACTCTCGGTGCGCTCTCGACGCGCGGGGGTCAGCGCCTCTCCGGCAAAAAACGTCATCCGACCATTCAAGACAACGTAACTATTTACGCGAACGCATCCATTCTAGGCGGCGATACGGTTGTAGGCGAAAATGCCATTATCGGTGGCAGTGCCTTCATCACGAGTTCTGTCGCGCCCAATACCCGCGTGAGCATGAAGAGCCTTGAAATGGACTACGTTTCTACCGATAAGCAACACAAGACGGAAGAAATTACCCAGAGCGAGGAGTGGTACTACATTATTTAGACGAAAGATCGCTCGCAAACTCGCTACAGACGAAAGATTAATGTGCTCTGAATTAATTTAACGTCATCAAAAAATCACAGGATGGCAACTTGCTATAGAAAAAACCGATAATTCAGCATAAAAACAATGTATTGGACGCGTGCGAAAACGCGTTCTATATTTGGGCCAGATTAAAACAACAATGTACGGAGAAACAACAATGGCAGAAATAAAAATCGACGATACCATCGACATTACCGATGTCGTGTGCCCGACTACTTTCGTGAAGGCGAAGGTCGCCCTCGAGGAACTGGAAGAAGGCCAAATCCTTTCTATCCGCCTGAACGACGGCGAACCGGTGCAGAACGTGCCGCGCAGCATCAAGGAAGAGGGTCACGAAATCTTGAAACTTGACGACAACCAGGACGGAACCTACACGCTCATCGTGAAGAAGGTCGGCGACTAACCAAGGAGTATAAAATGATTATTACTGTTGCAGGAAACAAGAAAGAATACAAGGACGGCCTCACCGTCGCAGAACTGATTGAAGCCGAGAAAATTGACAACCCGCTTTACGTGACGGTTTCGGTGAACGAGGAATTTGTTGAGGGCGGAACGTTTGACAAGGCCGTGCTCAAGGACGGCGACAGCGTCGAGTTCCTCTACTTCATGGGAGGTGGCTGTTAATGGCTTTTACTAACGAACAGCTGGAGCGCTATTCGCGCCACATCATCTTGAAAGAGGTGGGCGCGAAGGGCCAGAAGAAGCTCCTGAACGCAAAAGTTCTCGTGATTGGCGCGGGTGGCCTCGGCGCTCCCGTGGCGATGTACCTTGCTGCAGCAGGCGTGGGCACGATAGGCATTGCCGATGCCGACGTGGTTGACCTTTCCAATTTGCAACGCCAGATTATCCATGCGACGGCCGATGTGGGCAAGCCCAAGGTGCAGTCCGCGAAAGAGACGATGGAAGCGATGAACCCCGACGTGAAAGTGGTTACGTACCACACCTTCGTCACCAGCGACAACATCCTCGACCTCATCAAGGACTACGATTTCATCATCGACGGCACCGACAATTTCCCGGCGAAGTTCCTCATCAACGACGCTTGCGTGATGGCGAAGAAACCTTTCTCCCATGCGGGCATCATCCGCTTCCAGGGCCAGCTCATGACGTATGTTCCGGGCCAGGGCCCCTGCTACCGCTGCGTGTTCAAGGAGCCGCCTCCGAAAGATGCCGTGCCGACATGCAAGCAGGCGGGCGTGATTGGCGCTATGGGCGGCGTTATCGGTAGCTTGCAGGCGATGGAAACCGTCAAGTACATTCTCGGCGTGGGCAATTTGCTCACGGGCTACTTGCTCACTTACAATGCGCTCACGATGGAATTCCGCAAGGTGAAACTCCCGACGCATACCGAAGACTGCGCCGTGTGCGGCACGCACCCGACCATCACCCAGCTCATCGACTACGAACAGGCGGTTTGCGATTTGAAGCATTAAACCTTTGTTGTCATGCCCGCGTAGGCGGGCATCTCCCCTAAAAAAGATCCCCACCTTGGTGGCCATGCGCACTAAACAACAAGTTGTTAAGTGCTGTCCGCCCGGTCAAGCCGGGGATGACATTGGAGAAAAAATGATTTCCATTTCAAAAGACAACTACGAAAAAATCCTCGCGCATGCCGAAAAGAACCTGCCCGAAGAGGCCTGCGGGCTGATTGCGGGGCGCATCGAAGGTAGCGACAAGCATATCGAGAAGGTCTACCTGCTCACGAATATCGACCATTCGAACGAGCATTTTTCGCTGGACCCCAAGGAACAGCTTGCCGCCATCAAGGACATGCGTGCAAACGGCCTCTCGCCGCTGGGCAACTGGCATTCTCATCCGGAATCCCCTTCGCGCCCGTCGGAAGAAGACAAGCGCCTTGCCTACGATAGCAGGGCGAGCTACTTGATTCTTTCGCTCATGGACCGCGAACATCCGGTGCTCAATTCCTTCCACATTGAGGGCGATACCGCCACGAACGAAGGGCTTGTAATCGCCTAAAGATCTCCGTACAACGGTGCCTCCGGGGCTTATGTGAAATTCCTGCCCTGGAGGCACTTTTGCGTTTTTAGTGCAAAAATGGTATTTTTGCGTTGTTTTGCCTAACAACGGCTTTTTCTGCGCGATAAGTGAAATCGAACCGCCCTTATCTATATTATAGCCGGGTTTGTTATGGATAGGTTAAATCAACTCTTGGGAGAACGAAATGAAAAACCTGTCCGTATTATCGGTCGCCTTGCTGTGCGCTTCCATGGCCACCGCGGCGGAAAATTCAATCTACACCGGCACATTCTTCGACGATAGCGGAGCCTACTTTGGCCCCGACTGCGAAAAGGATGGCACGCAATCTACGGGCGCCTACTACACGGGCGATTACACGAGCCCGTTCAAGACGTTCCTCGGCAAGACTGACGAAGACATACAGAATAAGCTTGACGAACTCTGGAATCACTATTTTGGCGGGCAGAATGACAAGACCGTGTATTACGAAGACAACGACGGCGGCTACATTGTCGATATAAACAACAACGACATCCGCTCCGAGGGCATGAGCTACGGCATGATGATTGCCGTGCAGACCAACCACAAGGAACAGTTCGGCAAACTCTGGAACTGGGCCAAGAAACACATGTGGAGCAATCCTGCCACGGGCGGAAGCGGCTATTTCGCGTGGCAGGCAAACCGCGACGGTTCCGTGCGCGATTGGGGCAACGCTCCCGACGGCGAAATCTACTTCATGATGGCGCTTTTGTTTGCGGCCAACCGCTGGGACGACGCTCAATACATGAAGGACGCACAGAGCATCTTGAAGGCCTGCTGGAAAGGCAACGGCCAATCCCTGTACAGCGAACAGTCCTTCATTGCTACGTTCCAGCCGAGCGACGGCAACAACACCTGGGGCGACGCCTCTTACAGTTTGCCCGCATTCGTGGACCTGTTCAGCCGCTGGTCCGACACCAACACCGACAAGTGGAAAAAGGCGACGAAGGCCACCCGCGACCACATCTACAATTCCGCAAACCCGCAGTCGGGCCTGTGCAGCGACTACAGCAACTTCGACGGGACTCCGCACTACGCCTTTAGCGACAATTCTACGAAATACGCGTTTGATGCCATCCGTTGCCCCATGAACTACGGCATGGACAGCTACCTGTTCGGCGTGGATATGGAACGCCAGACGAAAATCGCGAAGGTGATTACCGACTTCTTCGAAAAGGACGGGTACAGGCACGGGCATTTCAACTGGGACGGCACCAACGGATACGGCGATTTCACCATCGGCCAGGCGGGTGCGAATGCGGTTGCTACCTATGCCCTGCTTGAAGAAGAGGGCTACAAGGATTTGGTGAAGAAGGTGCTGCAGAAGGCCTGGGATTCCAAGCCCATCGTCGGTAGCCAGCGTTACTACGACGGCCTGGTGCATTACCTCGCCATGCTCCATCTCACCGGCAACTTCAAGATTTGGAAGAAGAAGCCCGAGATCGAGAAAAAGACGGCAGAGGGTGAATACAACGGCGTGAGTTATGAAAACGACACCACGTTTCACGCTTTTGAATCGTGCAAGCTCTACGAGGTGGCGGTGACTGCGAAGAAGGTTGCTCCGGGTCCGGACGCAATTTCAAATGCACTTAACTTTAATACTGACATAAAGATACGTGCACATGCAAATTCCATCTTTATCGAGAATGCGCCTGCCGGTTCCAGGTTCACGGTTTCCGACCTCAACGGTCGCGTGCTTGTGAAATCAAGAACGCAGTCCGCGATGCACGAAGTGCGTATCGAAAACAGGGGAGCGCTGCTCGTGATTGTCGGTAACAGGGCGTACAAAGTCGTGAAATAAATTTTCTTGACCGCGTGTTTTTGCTTCGGGGCAGGCATCGTGTTTGCCCCGAAAAATTTTTTATTTTTGGGATGTTGAATTTTAATTTTGAATCGGTAGAAAAAGATGTTTAAAGTAGGTTTTGATAACGAAGCGTACCTCAAGACGCAGTCCGAAAAAATTGCCGAACGCATCGCGAAGTTCGGCGGAAAACTTTACCTGGAATTTGGCGGAAAACTGTTTGATGACCATCACGCATCCCGCGTGTTGCCTGGCTTCGCGCCCGACAGTAAAATCCGCATGCTCGAAAAAATCAAGGACAAGGCCGAAGTCATTATCGCCATTAATGCGGGTGACATCGAAAAGAACAAGGTCCGCGGCGACCTCGGTATTACCTACGACCAGGACGTGCTCCGCCTGATT from Fibrobacter sp. UWR3 includes the following:
- a CDS encoding M67 family metallopeptidase; translation: MISISKDNYEKILAHAEKNLPEEACGLIAGRIEGSDKHIEKVYLLTNIDHSNEHFSLDPKEQLAAIKDMRANGLSPLGNWHSHPESPSRPSEEDKRLAYDSRASYLILSLMDREHPVLNSFHIEGDTATNEGLVIA
- a CDS encoding glycosyl hydrolase family 8 translates to MKNLSVLSVALLCASMATAAENSIYTGTFFDDSGAYFGPDCEKDGTQSTGAYYTGDYTSPFKTFLGKTDEDIQNKLDELWNHYFGGQNDKTVYYEDNDGGYIVDINNNDIRSEGMSYGMMIAVQTNHKEQFGKLWNWAKKHMWSNPATGGSGYFAWQANRDGSVRDWGNAPDGEIYFMMALLFAANRWDDAQYMKDAQSILKACWKGNGQSLYSEQSFIATFQPSDGNNTWGDASYSLPAFVDLFSRWSDTNTDKWKKATKATRDHIYNSANPQSGLCSDYSNFDGTPHYAFSDNSTKYAFDAIRCPMNYGMDSYLFGVDMERQTKIAKVITDFFEKDGYRHGHFNWDGTNGYGDFTIGQAGANAVATYALLEEEGYKDLVKKVLQKAWDSKPIVGSQRYYDGLVHYLAMLHLTGNFKIWKKKPEIEKKTAEGEYNGVSYENDTTFHAFESCKLYEVAVTAKKVAPGPDAISNALNFNTDIKIRAHANSIFIENAPAGSRFTVSDLNGRVLVKSRTQSAMHEVRIENRGALLVIVGNRAYKVVK